In Glycine soja cultivar W05 chromosome 10, ASM419377v2, whole genome shotgun sequence, the genomic stretch GAGGTGCCTCTGGCTTTAGCTTTTTTCTAGTGGGTTTGGAGTTTGGACAcgtttttaacttttagtttttgtaCATTTTCACGTCACGCAGAATCTTTTATTTGTAACTCGTGACCAGATGTGGGATTTGTTTCGAGACGCAAAACAAAACATgtatgaatgtattgatcactcTCCCTGTCTAGCATGATGCATCTCCTTCTAATCATGGACTAATTCACGTCAATaccttaaaattttttatagatGCAAACGAAATATGGAACAGAGCTCATATTCAAACTCACAATTAACGTATcaaatcaaaaccaaaaaaatctaaAAGGATTGGTGCACTTAACACtaagattatattatttttacatgtgaaaataatttatttaataagataatttatgattgatctttattatatgtaaaaaaaatttaagtcgATAACAATTACATGTTGCCATTAATATCTTatccaataaattgaaaaacatCCATAATCATAATCTCACTCatgataaaacaaaaatcaaaaccaaaatatttacaaattattatttcagaACTAAACTCTTATTAAGTTACTTATACTTTAACCTACaatcttatttatatatatatatatatatatatatatatatatatatatataaatataatctaCAGCGGatcacaaaacaaataaaacacaaCATTTGGGGGAGATATTTGTTAATAGTTTAATTGAGGAACAGTAATCTTCTTTGGAGGCGTGAGGAGCTACAATTTTGGTTTCACATTGGAGAcatatctctttctttcttacATTTTCGGTTGCTTTtcatattttctgttttttctattttccatTTGTTGGATACAATTGTCGTCTGAGATTTGACTCCAAATAGACAAAAATCTGAGACGACAGAACCGATTAACCGACCCCATCCATCACCCATCGTTATCATCGAAACAGAGTAGTGACCACAGCATCATCCCTCCCCAATGGTCCCTTCTCTTCACAAATACAACTCATAAAATCACCTAACTTCCAATTTTTTACTCTTTAGTagctataatattataatattacaatTACTTGAGTGGTTAACATGGCTCACTCTCTCTTTCCACCCAACTCCTTAGCACCTTAGGCCATTGCTGCCCCCTCTAACCCTTTTtcttccaattaaaaaaataatttttaaaaacaaggtTTTCTTATCGTTTAAAAACAAGGTCATAATATCAAAGTTTATCATATAGTGTGAGTGTAATGTCTGTCATCAATTGgttgaacaaaattataaattattgtaaattttgtatCACTAACTTCGATTCTACGGTACGAATTGTTATAAACTCTATTATCTGTCATCAATTTCTAAAAGATTATAATTTGTACTTTTCGAAAAATTCCCAATTACCAGTTTACCACCGAACTCTATCTCAGAAAGAGtagacatttaaatttaaaattaaaagcgaCAAGGAAGAGGTGGGCGATGATCAAgtaatttacatttaaaaattagacAGCACCAAAATTCCTCTGTGAAATCCAAATTAAAAGagtaaaccaaaaaaaagttacaCAACAGAAACGGGCCTCATGTCACGATCATCATCACCATGCTCCACTTTGTAACCTCCACACACGGCGCACGTTAGCAACCGCCCCAACCCAACAACACTTCTAATCCCCGCCCCAGTAGTCACAATCGGAATTCTCGGGTTCGGGTATCTTATTAAGGTCGACTCGGTCGGCGAATTCTCCGGCAGGCGGCGCGTGGGGGTCCTGGCGGTGAAGTGCGTCGACTCGGGCGCCAACCTCGGTGGCCTTCTTCCGGATGGAGGCCGCGGACATGACGGCGTCGGAGGCGGCGGGGCCCTCCGCGGCGAGAAGCTCCGGGAAGTTGAGGCGCGCGGAGGGCCCCCGGAGATAGAAAACGGCGGTGTCATAAGCACGCGCCGCCGCGACGGGCGTGGAGTAAGAACCGAGCCAAATCCTGGAACGCTTGTTGGGTTCTCGAATCTCAGCGACCCACTTGCCCCACTTTCTCATTCTGATTCCTTTGTAACGTGTCGTCGTCTCAGTCTCACCATCTTTCCCTCTCTTTCTGGTTGCGCTTCCTCCTTCTCCTTCCATCTctactctctctttctctctgtgAAAATTACCTTAAACCTTCatgaaaagtataaataaatgGAATAAAATAATGAAGTGTCAGGAAGGAAAGGGTTATTGGGTTTGCATTGCAGAGAGACACTTAGCCTAGGTTGTCGCCTGCT encodes the following:
- the LOC114369286 gene encoding ethylene-responsive transcription factor ERF010-like, encoding MEGEGGSATRKRGKDGETETTTRYKGIRMRKWGKWVAEIREPNKRSRIWLGSYSTPVAAARAYDTAVFYLRGPSARLNFPELLAAEGPAASDAVMSAASIRKKATEVGARVDALHRQDPHAPPAGEFADRVDLNKIPEPENSDCDYWGGD